The proteins below come from a single Dermatophilaceae bacterium Soc4.6 genomic window:
- the dcd gene encoding dCTP deaminase encodes MLLSDRDIRAEVEAGRVRLDPWDPEMVQPSSVDVRLDKYFRLFDNHKYPYIDPAEEQPDLTRLVEVASDEPFILHPGEFVLGSILETVTLPDDVAARVEGKSSLGRLGLLTHATAGFVDPGFSGHVTLELSNVATLPIKLWPGMKVGQLCFFRLSSPVEHAYGSAKHGSHYQGQRGPTASRSYENFHRTQV; translated from the coding sequence GTGCTGCTCTCCGACAGGGACATCCGCGCCGAGGTCGAGGCCGGGCGCGTCCGACTGGACCCGTGGGACCCCGAGATGGTCCAGCCGTCGAGCGTCGACGTGCGGCTCGACAAGTACTTCCGGCTCTTCGACAACCACAAGTACCCCTACATCGACCCCGCCGAGGAGCAGCCCGACCTCACCCGGCTGGTCGAGGTCGCGAGCGACGAGCCCTTCATCCTGCACCCCGGCGAGTTCGTGCTCGGGTCGATCCTCGAGACCGTCACCCTGCCCGACGACGTCGCCGCGCGCGTCGAGGGCAAGTCGAGCCTGGGACGCCTGGGGCTGCTGACGCACGCGACGGCCGGCTTCGTCGACCCCGGCTTCAGCGGGCACGTGACCCTCGAGCTGTCCAACGTCGCGACCCTGCCGATCAAGCTGTGGCCGGGGATGAAGGTGGGCCAGCTGTGCTTCTTCCGCCTGTCCAGCCCGGTCGAGCACGCCTACGGCAGCGCGAAGCACGGGTCGCACTACCAGGGCCAGCGCGGACCGACGGCGAGCCGGTCCTACGAGAACTTCCACCGCACGCAGGTCTGA
- a CDS encoding helix-turn-helix domain-containing protein, with the protein MRLRTATDVGDLVRDARRAMGLTQGELARQAGVTSRWLSGLEDGKDRVDLGPALRVLDLLGVSLEATTQVRACGEPARVDLDALIRSHLPVEPWQHPPA; encoded by the coding sequence ATGCGACTGCGCACCGCGACCGACGTCGGTGACCTGGTGCGTGATGCCCGCCGCGCGATGGGGCTGACCCAGGGCGAGCTCGCCCGCCAGGCCGGGGTGACCAGCCGCTGGCTCTCGGGTCTCGAGGACGGCAAGGACCGCGTCGACCTCGGGCCGGCCCTGCGGGTGCTCGACCTCCTCGGGGTCTCGCTCGAGGCGACGACGCAGGTGCGTGCCTGCGGCGAACCCGCCCGCGTCGACCTCGACGCGCTCATCCGGTCGCACCTGCCGGTGGAGCCGTGGCAGCACCCCCCGGCGTAG
- a CDS encoding AbrB/MazE/SpoVT family DNA-binding domain-containing protein: MEATMDSVGRVVVPKAMRDALGLLPGSKVDISVYGAGLQLVPAGRTARIVADSGVLVVAAVTPIDDDIVFGLIDSGRR, from the coding sequence ATGGAAGCGACGATGGACTCCGTTGGTCGGGTGGTGGTGCCCAAAGCCATGCGCGATGCCCTGGGCCTGCTCCCCGGGTCGAAGGTCGACATCTCGGTCTACGGCGCCGGCCTCCAGCTCGTCCCGGCCGGCCGGACGGCCCGGATCGTCGCGGACTCCGGGGTCCTGGTGGTGGCCGCCGTGACGCCGATCGACGATGACATCGTCTTCGGGCTCATCGACTCCGGCCGTCGGTGA
- a CDS encoding type II toxin-antitoxin system VapC family toxin codes for MTLLALDTSVAIPLLVRSHTEHLAVARWWAGRDVVLSGHAAVETYSVLTRLPGDARVSAVDAARLMSSRFGPPLVLDPADQVDLPHELARAGIVGGAAYDAVVALAAMRHGAVLATRDGRARLTYEAIGVRHEVVG; via the coding sequence GTGACCCTGCTCGCCCTCGACACCAGCGTCGCCATCCCCCTGCTGGTCCGTAGTCACACGGAGCACCTCGCGGTGGCTCGGTGGTGGGCCGGGCGAGACGTCGTCCTGAGCGGGCACGCGGCAGTCGAGACCTATTCGGTGCTGACGCGCCTTCCCGGAGACGCCCGGGTGTCCGCGGTCGACGCTGCGCGCTTGATGTCGAGCAGGTTCGGGCCACCACTGGTGCTCGACCCAGCGGATCAGGTCGATCTGCCTCACGAGCTGGCGCGAGCAGGCATCGTCGGCGGTGCGGCCTACGACGCAGTGGTTGCCCTCGCCGCCATGCGCCACGGTGCGGTCCTGGCGACGCGAGACGGCCGGGCTCGCCTGACCTACGAGGCGATCGGGGTCAGGCACGAGGTCGTCGGCTGA
- a CDS encoding SDR family oxidoreductase, translating into MDLGLDGVVALVVGGGGLIGRAVGRALQAEGATVVLAGRTPQTLAAAAEAIGGSVETMVLDSGDDDSIRRGVDEIVARHGAIGVLVNAAAPSARTLDPARNSDPQQVAQAFEAKAMGYLRCANAVLPGMRGAGFGRVVNVSGQNAFLTGSITGAVRNGAVAILSKGLADECAGTGVTVNVVHPGVVRDGAATEVAVGAPGESTPEQVAAVVVFLASRAAGAVSGESVAVGHRVRGVSAY; encoded by the coding sequence ATGGATCTTGGACTGGACGGTGTCGTCGCCCTCGTCGTCGGGGGTGGCGGGCTGATCGGCCGCGCCGTCGGCCGCGCACTGCAGGCGGAGGGCGCGACGGTGGTGCTCGCGGGGCGCACCCCGCAGACGCTGGCGGCCGCCGCAGAGGCGATCGGCGGGTCCGTCGAGACGATGGTGCTCGACTCGGGCGACGACGACTCCATCCGCCGTGGTGTGGACGAGATCGTCGCCCGTCACGGGGCGATCGGGGTGCTGGTCAACGCGGCTGCGCCGTCGGCACGCACCCTCGACCCGGCGCGCAACAGCGACCCGCAGCAGGTGGCGCAGGCCTTCGAGGCCAAGGCGATGGGCTACCTGAGGTGTGCCAACGCCGTGCTTCCCGGGATGCGGGGGGCGGGCTTCGGCCGGGTCGTCAACGTCAGTGGGCAGAACGCCTTCCTGACGGGCTCGATCACCGGGGCGGTGCGCAACGGCGCAGTGGCGATCCTCAGCAAGGGGCTCGCCGACGAGTGCGCGGGCACCGGGGTGACGGTCAACGTCGTGCACCCGGGAGTCGTCCGGGACGGCGCGGCGACCGAGGTCGCGGTCGGGGCGCCCGGGGAGTCGACGCCCGAGCAGGTCGCGGCGGTCGTGGTGTTCCTGGCGTCACGGGCGGCGGGAGCCGTGTCGGGAGAGTCGGTCGCCGTGGGGCACCGGGTGCGGGGAGTCAGCGCCTACTGA
- a CDS encoding response regulator transcription factor, which yields MTGATTVLLVDDHQMVRTGLATLVEAADDLHVVGQAADGRAAVELAAQLTPDVVLMDLSMPVMDGVQATREVLLASPETRVVVLTSFSDRERVTDALAAGAIGYLLKDCEPAELLAAVRSAAAGHVPLDPRIARVLLPTSGAPRPGDGLSSREREVLAHVAEGLANKQIGRKLGISERTVKAHLGRVFREIGVADRTSAALWARDHP from the coding sequence ATGACCGGCGCCACCACCGTCCTGCTCGTCGACGACCACCAGATGGTGCGCACCGGCCTGGCCACGCTCGTCGAGGCCGCCGACGACCTGCACGTCGTCGGGCAGGCGGCCGACGGGCGCGCGGCCGTCGAGCTCGCCGCGCAGCTGACGCCCGACGTGGTGCTGATGGACCTCTCGATGCCGGTGATGGACGGGGTCCAGGCCACCCGCGAGGTGCTGCTCGCCTCGCCGGAGACGCGCGTCGTGGTGCTGACCTCCTTCTCGGACCGCGAGCGCGTCACCGATGCGCTCGCGGCCGGCGCGATCGGCTACCTGCTGAAGGACTGCGAGCCCGCAGAGCTGCTCGCGGCGGTCCGCTCCGCGGCCGCCGGTCACGTGCCCCTGGACCCGCGGATCGCGCGGGTGCTGCTGCCCACCTCGGGGGCACCCCGGCCGGGCGACGGGCTGTCGAGTCGGGAGCGCGAGGTGCTCGCGCACGTCGCAGAAGGCCTGGCCAACAAGCAGATCGGGCGCAAGCTCGGCATCAGCGAGCGCACGGTGAAGGCCCACCTGGGCCGGGTCTTCCGCGAGATCGGCGTCGCCGACCGCACCAGCGCGGCGCTCTGGGCGCGCGACCACCCCTGA
- a CDS encoding ATP-binding protein, giving the protein MTSAPRHVAPPSEPPPDPAAKATRPLPVLPQPQETPADSGPPQWVTVSRPSLREGGDGTVSARRVLLQLVAGVVAVLASVAVLGTLAAGRLAEREAVNDAGRMTDLLATTLVQPVLTDDLASGQPAALAAFDTLVRERMLGPDIARVKLWSPTGTVIYADEPLLVGRVFELDPEQKAALAHPATRANVSDLTQKENEFETGGRLLEVYRPVWTSTGREVLFEIYAPYGPVEDRASQLTRGFLGVIFSALLLLLVLLTPLVWSLTKRLSAAQTQREQLLQHAVDASADERRRIAATLHEGPVQDLVATSYAVSGAALHARTQGREPLGVELDQLAGTVRGTIRVLRTLLVDIYPPSLADAGVGAALSDLAQGVAAKGVDARLDLDADTAASLAPDEERLLFRVAQECLRNAAKHAAPCTATVALHRDGQGRVVLDVLDDGPGFDSARLTQPEHGHFGLRVLRDLTTDAGAHLEVASAPGAGTHWRLVLPEGSS; this is encoded by the coding sequence GTGACGAGCGCCCCCCGGCACGTGGCCCCGCCGTCGGAACCCCCACCGGACCCGGCGGCGAAGGCCACGCGTCCGCTCCCGGTGCTCCCCCAGCCGCAGGAGACGCCGGCCGACAGCGGCCCGCCGCAGTGGGTGACGGTGTCACGGCCCTCCCTGCGCGAGGGCGGGGACGGCACGGTCTCGGCTCGCCGGGTCCTCCTCCAGCTGGTCGCGGGGGTCGTCGCCGTGCTCGCGTCCGTCGCCGTGCTCGGCACCCTCGCGGCGGGCCGACTGGCCGAGCGCGAGGCGGTCAACGACGCGGGCCGGATGACCGACCTGCTCGCGACGACCCTCGTCCAGCCGGTGCTGACCGACGACCTCGCGAGCGGTCAGCCCGCGGCGCTCGCGGCCTTCGACACGCTGGTCCGGGAGCGGATGCTCGGCCCGGACATCGCCAGGGTCAAGCTCTGGAGCCCCACGGGCACCGTCATCTACGCCGACGAGCCGCTGCTCGTCGGCCGTGTCTTCGAGCTCGACCCCGAGCAGAAGGCGGCGCTCGCGCACCCGGCGACGCGCGCCAACGTCTCCGACCTGACCCAGAAGGAAAACGAGTTCGAGACCGGCGGCCGGCTCCTCGAGGTCTACCGTCCGGTGTGGACCAGCACGGGACGCGAGGTGCTCTTCGAGATCTACGCGCCCTACGGCCCGGTCGAGGACCGCGCCTCGCAGCTGACCCGCGGCTTCCTCGGCGTCATCTTCTCGGCCCTGCTGCTGCTGCTCGTGCTGCTCACCCCCCTCGTGTGGAGCCTCACCAAGCGCCTGTCCGCCGCCCAGACCCAGCGCGAGCAGCTGCTCCAGCACGCCGTCGACGCGTCGGCCGACGAGCGTCGCCGGATCGCGGCGACCCTGCACGAAGGCCCGGTGCAGGACCTCGTCGCCACGTCGTACGCGGTCTCGGGCGCAGCCCTGCACGCCCGGACGCAGGGGCGCGAGCCCCTCGGGGTCGAGCTCGACCAGCTGGCCGGCACGGTGCGCGGCACCATACGGGTCCTGCGCACCCTGCTCGTCGACATCTACCCGCCGAGCCTCGCCGACGCCGGGGTCGGCGCCGCCCTCTCCGACCTCGCACAGGGGGTCGCCGCCAAGGGGGTCGACGCCCGGCTCGACCTCGATGCCGACACCGCGGCGTCGCTGGCGCCCGACGAGGAGCGGCTGCTCTTCCGGGTCGCCCAGGAGTGCCTGCGCAACGCGGCGAAGCACGCGGCCCCCTGCACCGCCACGGTGGCGCTGCACCGCGACGGTCAGGGGCGCGTGGTCCTCGACGTGCTCGACGACGGGCCCGGCTTCGACAGCGCCCGACTCACGCAGCCGGAGCACGGCCACTTCGGGCTGCGCGTGCTCCGCGACCTCACCACCGACGCGGGGGCCCACCTCGAGGTGGCCTCCGCGCCCGGCGCCGGCACCCACTGGCGTCTCGTCCTGCCCGAGGGATCCTCATGA
- a CDS encoding alpha/beta fold hydrolase, which yields MPTPTADVRWEAQPSVPTAVVLVLHGGQEESTRRNAWWAVPVWWMVPFARTVRRAGDGTFAVARVRYAVRGWNGVAQSPLTDVRVILEDAAARYPGVPVALVGHSMGGRVALRLMGDERVSSVVALAPWVAKADVEAELHEAHPELRLLIVHGLSDTVTSPRASGAVVRRLQADGVAASFVGLARAKHSMIRRRRLWDRLLTAHLRATLLGEPLDPALSVSERAALAAGTVAHL from the coding sequence GTGCCGACCCCCACCGCCGACGTGCGCTGGGAGGCCCAGCCGTCCGTCCCGACGGCCGTGGTGCTCGTGCTGCACGGGGGGCAGGAGGAGAGCACCCGGCGCAACGCCTGGTGGGCCGTGCCGGTCTGGTGGATGGTGCCCTTCGCGCGCACCGTACGACGTGCCGGCGACGGCACCTTCGCCGTCGCGCGGGTGCGCTACGCCGTGCGCGGCTGGAACGGCGTGGCGCAGAGCCCGCTGACCGACGTGCGGGTGATCCTCGAGGACGCGGCTGCGCGCTACCCCGGTGTGCCGGTTGCCCTGGTGGGGCACTCGATGGGTGGTCGCGTCGCCCTGCGCCTGATGGGTGACGAGCGGGTGTCGAGCGTCGTGGCCCTGGCCCCGTGGGTGGCCAAGGCCGACGTCGAGGCCGAGCTGCACGAGGCACACCCAGAGCTGAGGCTGCTGATCGTCCACGGCCTGTCCGACACCGTCACGTCACCGCGAGCGAGCGGCGCGGTCGTGCGCCGGCTGCAGGCCGACGGGGTCGCCGCGAGCTTCGTCGGGCTGGCCCGCGCCAAGCACTCGATGATCCGCCGGCGGCGGCTGTGGGACCGGCTGCTCACCGCCCACCTGCGGGCGACGCTGCTCGGTGAGCCCCTCGACCCCGCGCTGTCGGTGAGCGAGCGCGCTGCTCTCGCGGCGGGCACGGTCGCTCACCTCTGA
- a CDS encoding aromatic amino acid ammonia-lyase, translating into MILLDGAHLTLEDVAAVADGGDVEVAPAGRERVEKAAAAVARVALTREVYGRTTGVGANRDRPLPPTQVIRAAGRDQRPGLGLLRSHAGGWGTTYDERVVRAGLVVRVNQLLVGASGASTGLVDALVGLLAEESGGQAVVHSVGAVGTGDLTALAEVGLTLLGERPRADGQVRATPNLARLSRLHDHDALPLMSSNAFTLGRAALGCLELERLSRRAMTVYALSHVALAGNVEALGAVVGRVTPFVGAARTAQTVTGLLGPDPVVPATQLQDFFGLRTYPQVHGPLLDQLAVLRSVVETLANAGSENPAVDATTDPPTVAHHGGFHTAYLTLAVDATLLALARSAASGLPRISHLLTDPGAGLPRFLAGVDAGASGLLIAEYAAAAGVERLRGVAAAPSSLGTAYLSAAVEDDASHSSAAAGRLTAVADDYRHLLAWELLTAVHAVRLRRVTLRGPLRQVLDACEGIVVDESDHDPGPDLTAALTVVDGLDEPA; encoded by the coding sequence GTGATCCTGCTCGATGGCGCCCACCTGACCCTCGAGGACGTGGCTGCCGTCGCCGACGGCGGCGACGTCGAGGTCGCCCCAGCCGGTCGTGAGCGGGTCGAGAAGGCGGCGGCGGCCGTGGCCCGGGTCGCCCTGACCCGGGAGGTCTACGGGCGCACCACCGGGGTCGGCGCCAACCGCGACCGCCCGCTCCCACCCACCCAGGTCATCCGCGCGGCCGGCCGCGACCAGCGGCCCGGGCTGGGACTGTTGCGCAGCCACGCGGGCGGGTGGGGCACGACGTACGACGAGCGCGTGGTGCGGGCCGGACTCGTCGTGCGGGTCAACCAGCTGCTCGTCGGAGCCTCCGGCGCCTCGACCGGCCTCGTGGACGCGCTCGTCGGGCTGCTCGCCGAGGAGTCCGGAGGCCAGGCCGTGGTGCACTCGGTGGGGGCCGTCGGCACCGGCGACCTCACCGCGCTGGCCGAGGTCGGGCTGACCCTGCTCGGCGAGCGGCCCCGCGCCGACGGGCAGGTGCGGGCCACGCCGAACCTCGCCCGGCTGTCCCGGCTGCACGACCACGACGCCCTGCCGCTGATGTCGAGCAACGCCTTCACCCTCGGGCGGGCGGCGCTCGGCTGCCTCGAGCTCGAGCGGCTGTCGCGCCGGGCGATGACGGTCTACGCCCTCTCGCACGTCGCCCTGGCGGGCAACGTCGAGGCCCTGGGCGCGGTGGTGGGGCGGGTCACGCCCTTCGTCGGGGCGGCCCGCACCGCGCAGACGGTCACCGGCCTGCTCGGCCCTGACCCGGTGGTGCCGGCGACGCAGCTGCAGGACTTCTTCGGGCTGCGCACATACCCCCAGGTGCACGGGCCGCTGCTCGACCAGCTGGCCGTGCTGCGGAGCGTCGTCGAGACCCTCGCCAACGCCGGGTCGGAGAACCCGGCCGTCGATGCGACGACCGACCCGCCGACGGTGGCGCACCACGGGGGCTTCCACACGGCCTACCTCACGCTCGCGGTCGACGCGACGCTGCTCGCCCTCGCGCGGTCGGCCGCCTCGGGGCTGCCGCGCATCTCGCACCTGCTCACCGACCCCGGCGCGGGGTTGCCCCGCTTCCTCGCCGGGGTCGACGCCGGGGCCTCCGGCCTGCTCATCGCGGAGTATGCCGCCGCCGCGGGCGTCGAGCGCCTGCGCGGTGTGGCGGCCGCCCCCAGCAGCCTCGGCACCGCCTACCTCTCGGCGGCGGTGGAGGACGACGCCAGCCACTCGAGCGCCGCTGCGGGCCGGCTCACCGCGGTCGCCGACGACTACCGGCACCTCCTGGCGTGGGAGCTGCTCACCGCGGTGCACGCGGTGCGGCTGCGCCGGGTGACCCTGCGGGGACCGCTCCGCCAGGTGCTCGACGCGTGTGAGGGCATCGTGGTCGACGAGAGCGACCACGACCCCGGGCCCGACCTCACGGCCGCGCTGACGGTGGTGGACGGGCTTGACGAACCGGCCTGA
- a CDS encoding ABC transporter ATP-binding protein, whose product MIEFDSVTKTYPDGTVAVGELSLVAPSGQITVLVGPSGCGKTTSLRMINRMIDQSSGRILVDGQDTTSVDPAVLRRGIGYVIQHAGLFPHRTIVDNIATVPLLLGWDRRKARDRALELMERVGLDHSMAKRYPTQLSGGQQQRVGVARALAADPPVMLMDEPFSAVDPVVREQLQDEFLRLQGDLGKTIVFVTHDIDEAIKLGDQVAVLRVGGHLAQIAAPRDLLKEPTDDFVADFVGRDRGYRSLSFRTGTLPIRPEPSIPLGMPGEQLRASTQAPWVLVVDEQDRPVGWVEPSKVTDVVRQESIHRGGTVAAVDGSLRAALDAALSSPSGRGVVVGADGVLLGTVLPQEVVTAIGESPTHASAASTGSTGSSGSTAQDDP is encoded by the coding sequence ATGATCGAGTTCGACTCCGTGACCAAGACCTATCCCGACGGCACGGTGGCGGTGGGCGAGCTCTCGCTCGTGGCCCCGTCAGGGCAGATCACCGTCCTGGTCGGGCCCTCCGGCTGCGGCAAGACGACCTCGCTGCGCATGATCAACCGGATGATCGACCAGAGCAGCGGCCGCATCCTCGTCGACGGCCAGGACACCACGTCGGTCGACCCGGCCGTGCTACGTCGCGGCATCGGCTACGTCATCCAGCACGCCGGTCTCTTCCCGCACCGCACGATCGTCGACAACATCGCCACCGTGCCCCTGCTGCTGGGGTGGGACCGGCGCAAGGCCCGCGACCGCGCCCTCGAGCTGATGGAGCGCGTCGGTCTCGACCACTCGATGGCCAAGCGCTACCCCACGCAGCTGTCCGGTGGGCAGCAGCAGCGCGTCGGCGTCGCGCGCGCGCTCGCGGCCGACCCGCCCGTGATGCTGATGGACGAGCCCTTCTCGGCGGTCGACCCGGTCGTGCGCGAGCAGCTGCAGGACGAGTTCCTGCGCCTGCAGGGCGATCTCGGCAAGACGATCGTCTTCGTCACCCACGACATCGACGAGGCGATCAAGCTCGGCGACCAGGTGGCGGTGCTGCGCGTCGGCGGCCACCTGGCCCAGATCGCCGCCCCGCGAGACCTGCTCAAGGAGCCGACAGACGACTTCGTCGCCGACTTCGTCGGGCGCGACCGCGGCTACCGGTCGCTCAGCTTCCGCACCGGCACGCTGCCGATCCGACCAGAGCCCAGCATCCCCCTCGGTATGCCGGGGGAGCAGCTGCGCGCCTCGACCCAGGCCCCGTGGGTGCTCGTCGTCGACGAGCAGGACCGCCCGGTGGGGTGGGTCGAGCCGTCGAAGGTCACCGACGTGGTCCGCCAGGAGTCGATCCACCGCGGCGGCACCGTGGCGGCCGTCGACGGCTCGCTGCGCGCCGCCCTCGATGCGGCGCTGTCGTCCCCGTCCGGTCGCGGGGTCGTCGTCGGCGCCGACGGGGTCCTGCTCGGTACTGTCCTCCCGCAGGAGGTCGTGACCGCGATCGGCGAGTCGCCCACCCACGCGTCGGCCGCCAGCACCGGCAGCACCGGCAGCAGCGGCAGCACCGCGCAGGACGATCCATGA
- a CDS encoding ABC transporter permease gives MSYFTSHLSDIATLLGRHLYLAVLPLLIGLLIALPLGWLARRYSWLYPPLIIGTGLLYTLPSLALFILLPGLLGTQILDPFNVLVAMTVYTVALLVRTVADGLGAVPVEVQMSATAMGYKPLARLVRVELPLAVPVIAAGLRVAAVSNVSIVSVAAIIGVSQLGSLFTDGFNRNFLDPIVIGIVACVVLALVLDLTIVGLTRVLTPWQRLRVAS, from the coding sequence ATGAGCTACTTCACCTCGCACCTGAGTGACATCGCGACCCTGCTCGGGCGCCACCTCTACCTCGCGGTGCTCCCGCTGCTCATCGGGCTGCTCATCGCGCTCCCGCTCGGCTGGCTGGCCCGAAGGTACTCCTGGCTCTACCCGCCGCTCATCATCGGGACCGGCCTGCTCTACACCCTGCCCTCGCTCGCGCTCTTCATCCTGCTGCCCGGGCTGCTCGGCACGCAGATCCTCGATCCGTTCAACGTGCTCGTCGCGATGACGGTCTACACCGTGGCCCTGCTCGTGCGCACCGTGGCCGACGGGCTCGGGGCGGTCCCCGTCGAGGTGCAGATGTCGGCGACCGCGATGGGGTACAAGCCACTGGCCCGGCTCGTGCGGGTCGAGCTGCCGCTGGCCGTGCCCGTCATCGCCGCCGGCTTGCGGGTGGCCGCCGTCAGCAACGTCAGCATCGTCAGCGTCGCCGCGATCATCGGTGTCTCGCAGCTGGGGTCGCTCTTCACCGACGGCTTCAACCGCAACTTCCTCGACCCCATCGTCATCGGCATCGTCGCCTGCGTGGTCCTCGCGCTCGTGCTCGACCTCACCATCGTCGGGCTCACCCGGGTGCTCACCCCGTGGCAGCGGCTGCGGGTGGCGTCGTGA
- a CDS encoding ABC transporter permease, whose product MIGDVLGWLTDPAHAADIGRRLLEHLEYTLVAVLVAAIIAVPLGLWIGHTGRGKVLVVTLAGAARAIPTLGLLYFVVLFLGPRLSGDLAFYLPNELVLVILAVPPILSGVYAGIDEVDPAARDAAKGMGMRGLEVLRKVEVPVALPLMLSGLRSAFLQVIATATIAATAALGGLGRFLIDGLAVRDYTQMASGALLVALLAIVVDLVLATVQRLVVSPGVSGRVDRRAGRGRGGSPETADPAEAAVSTHRPALPTSA is encoded by the coding sequence GTGATCGGCGACGTCCTCGGGTGGCTCACCGACCCGGCCCATGCCGCCGACATCGGTCGCCGGCTGCTCGAGCACCTGGAGTACACCCTCGTGGCCGTGCTGGTGGCGGCGATCATCGCCGTGCCGCTCGGGCTGTGGATCGGGCACACCGGCCGGGGCAAGGTCCTCGTCGTGACGCTGGCCGGCGCGGCCCGGGCCATCCCGACCCTGGGGCTGCTCTACTTCGTCGTGCTCTTCCTCGGCCCCCGGCTGAGCGGTGACCTCGCGTTCTACCTGCCCAACGAGCTCGTGCTCGTCATTCTGGCCGTCCCGCCCATCCTGTCGGGCGTCTACGCCGGCATCGACGAGGTCGACCCCGCTGCGCGCGACGCGGCCAAGGGGATGGGGATGCGGGGCCTCGAGGTGCTGCGCAAGGTCGAGGTGCCGGTCGCCCTGCCCCTGATGCTCTCGGGGCTGCGGTCCGCCTTCCTCCAGGTCATCGCCACGGCGACGATCGCGGCGACCGCTGCCCTCGGCGGTCTCGGCCGCTTCCTCATCGACGGGCTCGCCGTGCGCGACTACACCCAGATGGCCTCGGGCGCCCTGCTCGTCGCGCTGCTGGCCATCGTCGTCGACCTCGTGCTCGCCACCGTCCAGCGACTCGTCGTCTCGCCCGGGGTCAGCGGCCGGGTCGACCGCCGCGCCGGCCGGGGCCGCGGGGGATCACCCGAGACCGCCGACCCCGCCGAGGCCGCGGTCTCGACCCACCGACCTGCCCTGCCCACCTCGGCCTGA
- a CDS encoding ABC transporter substrate-binding protein: protein MKTTPTALVALSLVSALSLAACGSSSSGDPLGGGASASAAPSDTIVVGSANFPESELIMDIYAGALSAKGVKVSTKPNIGSRETYIPALQDGSIDLVPEYTGVLDSYFDKNAKATTSDEVYAELKAALPATLLVLDKSAAEDKDSVVVTKDTAAKYSLKAISDLAPVAKDVVFGGPPEMKTRPTGLPGLLKVYGLTFKDFKALDAGGPLTVQALKNGQVQAADLFSTDPNVPANGFVVLDDPKSLFAAQNIVPLITKSKSTETVNGALNAVSAKLDTTTLAALVKQVVIDKKDASEVAKGFLAANGLG from the coding sequence ATGAAGACCACTCCCACCGCCCTCGTCGCACTCTCCCTCGTCTCCGCGCTGAGCCTCGCCGCCTGCGGGTCGAGCAGCTCCGGTGACCCGCTCGGTGGCGGCGCCTCGGCGTCCGCGGCCCCGAGCGACACCATCGTCGTGGGCTCGGCCAACTTCCCCGAGTCCGAGCTGATCATGGACATCTACGCCGGCGCGCTGTCGGCCAAGGGCGTCAAGGTCTCGACCAAGCCCAACATCGGCAGCCGCGAGACCTATATCCCCGCGCTGCAGGACGGCTCGATCGACCTCGTTCCGGAGTACACCGGCGTGCTCGACAGCTACTTCGACAAGAACGCGAAGGCCACGACCTCCGACGAGGTCTACGCCGAGCTCAAGGCCGCGCTGCCGGCGACGCTCCTGGTGCTCGACAAGTCGGCGGCCGAGGACAAGGACAGCGTCGTCGTCACGAAGGACACCGCCGCGAAGTACAGCCTCAAGGCCATCTCCGACCTCGCGCCCGTGGCCAAGGACGTCGTGTTCGGGGGTCCGCCCGAGATGAAGACCCGCCCCACCGGCCTCCCCGGCCTGCTCAAGGTCTACGGCCTGACCTTCAAGGACTTCAAGGCCCTCGACGCGGGCGGCCCGCTCACCGTGCAGGCGCTCAAGAACGGTCAGGTGCAGGCGGCCGACCTCTTCAGTACCGACCCCAACGTCCCCGCCAACGGCTTCGTCGTCCTCGACGACCCCAAGTCGCTCTTCGCCGCGCAGAACATCGTGCCGCTCATCACCAAGAGCAAGTCGACCGAGACGGTCAACGGTGCGCTCAACGCGGTCTCGGCCAAGCTCGACACCACCACCCTGGCCGCTTTGGTCAAGCAGGTCGTCATCGACAAGAAGGATGCTTCCGAGGTGGCCAAGGGGTTCCTCGCGGCCAACGGGCTCGGCTGA